In the Leptospira limi genome, one interval contains:
- a CDS encoding alpha/beta fold hydrolase yields the protein MTPSLLAHINSGKSVEIDGLSFFYLDEGKGDEIILLLPGFLTTSYNYRKLIELLSTHYRVLALDFLGTGFSSRPDGPLSHRLQAHYLSPFLEKVVGDKKVHVVAFDYALPIMCFAFKDQTNQYKSLSILGGFMNLPKFKFYFPLHFLRLPIIGEIFSFLFRPPLLRFFYKWFLVKKSHHFTSEWEKTMYHLLFEGKNRKNTLEFIRNVDRSTHALREIEEGAKQFVGLRQIYIGEEDFRISPNQTEYMKETLRTSSLVFLPCKHLAMEECPTVVFEKLHYFVDSFSHKKTKTFHFNKSNKD from the coding sequence TTTTATTTAGATGAAGGAAAAGGAGATGAAATCATCCTCCTGTTGCCTGGTTTTTTGACCACTTCCTATAACTATCGCAAACTAATTGAATTGTTATCGACTCACTACCGTGTTTTGGCTTTGGACTTTTTAGGAACTGGATTTAGTAGTCGTCCTGACGGTCCTTTATCACATCGATTACAAGCTCATTATTTATCTCCTTTTTTAGAGAAAGTTGTAGGTGATAAAAAAGTACATGTTGTTGCTTTTGATTATGCATTACCAATTATGTGTTTTGCATTTAAAGATCAGACAAACCAATATAAATCATTATCCATATTAGGTGGGTTTATGAACTTACCTAAATTTAAATTCTACTTTCCGTTACATTTTCTTCGTTTGCCAATCATTGGTGAAATTTTTTCTTTTTTGTTTCGCCCACCACTACTTCGATTTTTTTATAAATGGTTTCTCGTAAAAAAAAGCCATCATTTCACAAGTGAATGGGAGAAGACCATGTATCACTTGTTATTTGAGGGAAAAAATCGCAAAAATACGTTAGAATTCATTCGTAATGTAGACAGGTCCACTCATGCCCTTCGTGAGATTGAAGAAGGTGCCAAACAATTTGTTGGATTACGACAAATTTACATAGGGGAAGAAGATTTTCGCATTTCTCCAAACCAAACTGAATACATGAAAGAAACTCTAAGGACCAGTAGTTTAGTGTTTTTGCCTTGTAAACATCTAGCGATGGAAGAATGCCCAACAGTAGTCTTCGAAAAACTTCATTATTTTGTAGATAGTTTTTCTCATAAAAAAACCAAAACATTCCATTTTAACAAAAGCAATAAGGACTAA